The Roseiconus lacunae genome window below encodes:
- a CDS encoding transglutaminase TgpA family protein, whose amino-acid sequence MNGNSIASEPHSRLPLASLPTARNRLHFHFAVLSAAGGVVLGLGQGANEIALLSVFFAVFGFLFVDYLRLIALPQLAGYLAMGASAAYCIQDFWLLEQRGQLQMVSVALLLVLVQGILMMQRKTRRILEQLAVFCLLELVVAAIFNDAIEFGLMVLPISIIGANALCLLGLVTISENIESHLPVSQDPEPSTRWHKVVSKVMELFRTRKNDDSRVTITTSMTAESVDQSVRNWARLPLIIAGPAVCLVALTFFYLLPRRIDSGRSALGGPAMVGFSDEIRLEQLGRVMQNSKRALKVKLTNTRTGDPYQLQHGLYLRGKVLEKYVVDHSSGRPIAKWIATKSPATIRSRLPAGYESSDPDDQKRYDKVDVEITCESMSRPALFAIAPYHGKQSQPDVMHTIDRWTLTRDSDSPPYPAMSYRFETHAFHNGIQSALIPRPAPMPRRSIRDQVINLFKSSSRSGNINPIRKYQQQLLTFDRRQVPTASQLADRIIMTVPPDERSAARLAKEFAYFLATDQQFQYTLDLTAEPIKNVDPIEQFLSLDRRGHCQYFSAALAMMLRSAGIPCRVVVGYRTDEFNQVGGYYIARQQHAHAWVEALIDADELPRSALPAGARPADWYWLRLDPTPAASLFLQHQDRTGAQGLMNLANNFWEDYVVDMDRDRQDETFQDPQQLEQIKSSYDIFLRQMKRNLSQFSPDSDAPGFQFNRRWLVSFLSVTGVVAAVMVLSKVRLRGFKWHFRWKRKPLRPTIAIQFYSDALKLLRRVGFDRQDFETPDEFASRLGTKFPPFAVLTHAFIQTRYGGQSVVTPEEISRALDELKQLIRR is encoded by the coding sequence GTGAACGGTAACTCTATCGCATCCGAACCGCATTCGCGTTTGCCATTGGCATCGTTGCCGACGGCTCGTAACCGTTTGCATTTTCATTTTGCTGTGCTTTCGGCAGCGGGCGGAGTAGTCCTGGGGTTGGGACAAGGAGCCAACGAGATCGCCTTGCTGTCGGTGTTCTTCGCGGTATTCGGGTTTCTGTTTGTCGATTATCTCCGTTTGATCGCATTGCCACAGTTAGCCGGCTACTTAGCGATGGGGGCTTCGGCGGCATATTGCATTCAGGATTTTTGGTTGCTGGAACAGCGTGGCCAATTGCAAATGGTGTCGGTCGCGTTGTTGTTGGTGCTCGTCCAGGGCATCTTGATGATGCAGCGCAAGACGCGTCGAATACTCGAACAGCTAGCCGTCTTCTGTTTGCTTGAACTGGTCGTTGCTGCGATTTTCAACGATGCGATCGAGTTTGGTTTGATGGTTCTGCCGATTTCAATCATCGGCGCAAACGCCCTCTGTTTGCTCGGGCTAGTCACGATCTCCGAGAACATCGAATCCCACCTTCCCGTGAGCCAAGACCCCGAGCCGTCGACGCGATGGCACAAAGTGGTCTCTAAAGTCATGGAGTTGTTTCGTACTCGCAAAAATGATGATTCGCGTGTCACAATCACCACTTCGATGACGGCCGAATCGGTGGATCAGTCGGTGCGAAATTGGGCCCGACTTCCGCTGATTATCGCGGGGCCGGCGGTTTGCCTGGTCGCGTTGACCTTCTTTTATTTGTTACCGAGGCGGATTGACTCGGGACGTTCGGCACTCGGCGGTCCCGCGATGGTTGGTTTTTCCGATGAGATCCGCTTGGAGCAACTAGGCCGTGTGATGCAAAATTCCAAACGTGCGTTGAAAGTGAAGCTTACCAACACGCGTACGGGAGATCCGTATCAGTTACAGCATGGGTTGTATCTTCGCGGGAAAGTTCTGGAAAAATACGTTGTCGATCATTCCAGTGGACGCCCGATCGCAAAATGGATCGCGACGAAGTCCCCGGCGACGATCCGTAGCCGACTTCCGGCTGGCTATGAATCGTCCGATCCAGACGATCAGAAACGTTACGACAAGGTAGACGTGGAGATCACTTGTGAGTCGATGTCACGGCCGGCACTGTTCGCGATCGCGCCCTATCACGGCAAGCAGTCCCAGCCAGACGTGATGCACACGATCGATCGTTGGACGCTCACAAGAGATTCCGATAGCCCTCCCTACCCGGCAATGTCCTACCGTTTCGAAACCCATGCATTTCACAACGGGATTCAATCGGCGCTGATTCCGCGGCCGGCTCCGATGCCACGCCGGTCGATTAGAGACCAAGTCATAAATTTGTTTAAGAGTTCGAGTCGGTCAGGCAACATCAACCCGATCCGCAAGTACCAACAACAACTGTTGACATTCGACCGGCGACAGGTCCCTACGGCCAGCCAGCTCGCCGACAGGATCATCATGACCGTCCCTCCCGACGAACGATCGGCAGCGCGTTTGGCAAAAGAGTTCGCATATTTCTTGGCGACCGACCAGCAGTTTCAATACACGCTCGATCTGACCGCCGAACCGATTAAGAACGTCGACCCGATCGAACAGTTTCTCTCCCTCGACCGCCGTGGTCACTGCCAATATTTCTCTGCGGCGCTGGCGATGATGTTACGGTCGGCGGGGATTCCTTGTCGTGTGGTCGTTGGCTACCGAACCGATGAATTCAATCAAGTAGGCGGTTATTACATCGCCCGTCAACAACATGCACACGCTTGGGTCGAAGCATTAATCGATGCCGACGAGCTTCCTCGATCGGCACTACCGGCGGGAGCTCGTCCGGCCGACTGGTATTGGTTGCGTCTCGATCCGACGCCGGCGGCCAGCCTGTTCTTGCAACATCAAGACCGCACCGGTGCTCAAGGGCTGATGAACTTGGCCAACAACTTTTGGGAAGATTATGTTGTCGACATGGACCGTGATCGCCAGGATGAAACATTCCAAGATCCACAACAACTTGAACAGATAAAGTCCAGCTATGACATCTTTCTGCGGCAGATGAAACGCAACTTGAGCCAGTTTTCGCCGGACAGTGATGCCCCAGGATTTCAATTCAATCGGCGTTGGTTAGTGAGTTTTCTGAGCGTGACCGGCGTCGTTGCCGCGGTGATGGTTTTGTCCAAGGTTCGCTTGCGCGGATTCAAATGGCATTTCCGATGGAAACGGAAACCATTGCGACCGACAATCGCGATCCAGTTTTATTCCGATGCGTTAAAACTGCTGCGTCGCGTTGGGTTTGACCGCCAGGACTTTGAAACGCCCGACGAATTTGCGTCCCGATTGGGGACAAAGTTTCCACCGTTTGCGGTGCTCACCCATGCCTTTATTCAAACTCGATATGGCGGGCAAAGCGTCGTGACGCCGGAAGAAATCTCTCGCGCGCTGGACGAACTGAAGCAACTGATTCGCCGCTAG
- a CDS encoding DUF58 domain-containing protein, whose product MPTTSYPDMRRVANEERSLSSRRDVGTAGSGGKIRAVANRIRYRDRLTRLGLHFLFVALFAIIGGSLRGFNLLLLLAGLLVSVVIVQWRCAHASIRRVSVTRRPIAGGHVGEAIEVGYLVKNRSRFIPAAFVQIEEVLVPADGDDDEDQYTIHAAIGTVDSEQTGLTGAECRFQNRGVFRIGPTIASTTFPFALTVSERVVMNSQQSLFVYPRLLTLRGRWQRLLPPRPGGDGDRSTSGTSYQGDFYGLRPWQSGDHIRHIHWRTTARIGEPAVRQFEQRHQHRICCVVDGPATETDATDNFEDLLSLAATLIVELGQAGIPTSLLVSDGLTTFTSQDSLHYSKGSDNHRLLERLAIAEPIVPGQSDRSNRSDRLMRAISAVGSQLARQDLVIVSHRRLKDVMRLHSKAGGRQATAAAATMPDWHQLARGGRLSWLCIESPEVQRYVDFQDPTKNRRGQPEVGRLL is encoded by the coding sequence ATGCCGACGACGTCTTACCCCGATATGCGACGCGTCGCCAACGAAGAGCGATCTCTTTCATCTCGACGTGACGTTGGCACCGCAGGTTCAGGGGGAAAAATACGTGCGGTCGCGAATCGCATCCGCTACCGCGATCGATTAACACGATTGGGTTTGCATTTTTTGTTCGTCGCCCTCTTTGCGATCATCGGCGGTTCGCTGCGTGGTTTCAATTTGCTTTTGCTGTTGGCTGGCCTGTTGGTCAGCGTCGTCATCGTTCAGTGGCGTTGTGCCCATGCATCCATTCGACGTGTCTCGGTAACACGTCGGCCGATCGCCGGCGGTCATGTCGGTGAAGCGATCGAGGTGGGGTACTTGGTCAAGAATCGCTCTCGCTTCATTCCCGCTGCTTTTGTTCAAATCGAAGAAGTATTGGTACCGGCCGACGGCGATGATGACGAGGACCAATACACGATCCATGCCGCGATCGGCACCGTGGATTCGGAGCAAACCGGATTGACCGGTGCCGAATGCCGATTCCAGAATCGCGGCGTCTTTCGCATTGGCCCAACGATCGCCTCGACGACGTTTCCATTCGCGTTGACGGTTAGCGAACGTGTGGTCATGAACAGCCAACAGTCCCTGTTTGTTTACCCTCGTCTGCTGACGCTGCGGGGGCGATGGCAGCGGTTATTGCCGCCACGTCCGGGAGGCGACGGAGATCGCTCGACATCAGGCACCAGTTACCAGGGCGACTTTTATGGTCTACGGCCTTGGCAATCGGGAGATCACATCCGCCACATTCATTGGCGCACCACGGCACGCATTGGTGAACCCGCGGTCCGCCAGTTTGAACAACGACACCAACACCGGATTTGTTGTGTGGTCGATGGCCCGGCGACGGAAACCGATGCTACGGATAACTTCGAAGACCTGTTGTCGCTCGCGGCGACTTTGATTGTCGAACTCGGCCAGGCAGGCATTCCGACGAGCCTGCTTGTTTCCGATGGCTTGACCACGTTCACAAGTCAGGATTCACTTCACTACTCCAAAGGGAGTGACAATCACCGGCTACTCGAACGACTTGCGATTGCCGAGCCAATTGTACCTGGCCAGTCGGATCGATCGAATCGGTCCGATCGGCTGATGAGAGCAATTAGTGCGGTCGGTTCGCAGCTCGCCCGCCAGGATCTTGTCATTGTGAGCCATCGTCGTTTGAAAGATGTGATGCGTTTGCATTCGAAGGCCGGCGGTCGGCAAGCAACCGCGGCCGCCGCGACTATGCCCGACTGGCATCAGCTTGCCCGCGGCGGACGATTAAGCTGGCTGTGCATCGAATCTCCCGAAGTTCAACGGTATGTTGATTTTCAAGATCCGACGAAAAACCGTAGGGGGCAGCCCGAAGTGGGGCGCCTTCTTTAA
- the lhgO gene encoding L-2-hydroxyglutarate oxidase: MPSPNLTCDFVVVGAGIVGLATAAELRRRYPDCRVVVAETERRVAEHQSGHNSGVLHSGLYYRPGSQRALTCRRGKTLMETFCDQMKIPWERCGKVVVATDAGELEALQRISERAEANGVDFRRINSDELRELEPRANGIAALHVPETGIVDYAVVCRKLAERIDQDHGNLRLNSQVVAIDHLGASIDVRLVDGQRLSARHLVNCAGLQSDRVARLAGLQTKVRIVPFRGEYYELAKGKEHLVHNLIYPVPDPAFPFLGVHFTRMINGGVECGPNAVLAFSRKGYDWTTFSPRDLMETFAFKGFRKLARRHWKTGIGEMNRSLRKSAFVTALQKLMPSLSADDLVPGRAGVRAQAVSQDGDLIDDFLIEHGPSSTHVLNAPSPAATASLAIAETIVESIRLK; this comes from the coding sequence ATGCCCAGTCCCAACTTGACCTGTGATTTCGTCGTCGTCGGTGCCGGTATCGTGGGGCTGGCGACCGCGGCAGAACTGCGAAGACGCTACCCCGATTGCAGGGTCGTCGTGGCCGAGACCGAGCGACGCGTCGCAGAACACCAAAGCGGCCACAACTCCGGCGTCCTACACAGTGGGCTTTACTACCGGCCCGGGTCGCAGCGAGCACTGACATGTCGTCGCGGCAAAACATTGATGGAAACGTTTTGCGACCAGATGAAGATTCCTTGGGAGCGATGTGGGAAGGTCGTTGTCGCAACCGACGCAGGGGAGCTCGAAGCCCTGCAACGAATTTCCGAACGCGCCGAAGCAAATGGGGTCGACTTCCGTCGTATCAACAGTGACGAACTTCGCGAACTCGAACCGCGAGCCAACGGGATCGCGGCCCTCCACGTTCCTGAAACTGGAATCGTTGACTACGCGGTTGTTTGCCGCAAGCTTGCCGAACGGATCGACCAAGACCATGGAAATCTTCGGTTGAATTCCCAAGTCGTCGCGATCGATCACCTTGGTGCCTCGATCGATGTCCGCCTGGTCGACGGCCAACGACTTTCGGCACGCCACTTGGTCAACTGTGCCGGCCTTCAGTCTGATCGCGTGGCCCGACTGGCCGGCTTGCAGACGAAGGTTCGAATCGTGCCTTTTCGTGGTGAATACTACGAACTGGCAAAGGGCAAAGAGCACTTGGTGCATAACCTGATATATCCGGTCCCGGATCCGGCATTTCCGTTTCTCGGGGTACACTTCACACGGATGATCAACGGAGGGGTTGAATGCGGCCCCAATGCGGTCCTTGCGTTTTCTCGCAAAGGCTACGACTGGACGACCTTCAGTCCACGCGACCTAATGGAAACATTTGCCTTCAAGGGATTTCGGAAGTTGGCACGCCGCCATTGGAAAACTGGAATCGGCGAGATGAACCGATCGTTACGAAAATCGGCATTTGTGACGGCCCTGCAAAAACTGATGCCCTCATTGAGCGCGGATGATTTGGTGCCCGGACGTGCCGGTGTTCGTGCACAAGCGGTTTCACAGGACGGAGATTTGATCGATGATTTTTTGATTGAGCATGGGCCCTCATCGACCCACGTCTTGAATGCACCTTCGCCGGCAGCTACCGCGTCTCTTGCCATCGCCGAAACCATCGTTGAGTCGATTCGATTGAAATAA
- a CDS encoding ABC transporter ATP-binding protein, with the protein MSIPESTHCSSIHCDRVTVAFGDQVAVSDISLDVERGEILSLIGPSGCGKTTLLRSIAGLNSVTSGEVRITPAAIANEGQIGFVFQSPALLPWATTLQNVMLPLQLIGYGSDRTRREKALASLASVQLDHAADLRPDELSGGMQMRASIARALVTEPKVLLLDEPFAALDDMLRNDLGRLLLSLWQRQRFTAVMVTHNISESILLSTRIAVMRAGALESVLPNPVAWPRSPAQMRTQAFAEFLGVVSDHLRGRSEEQPERSVMSDGGGS; encoded by the coding sequence ATGTCCATTCCTGAATCAACGCATTGTTCATCGATCCATTGTGATCGCGTGACCGTGGCTTTCGGCGATCAAGTCGCAGTGTCCGATATCAGCCTGGACGTCGAACGCGGCGAAATCCTGTCGCTGATCGGACCAAGTGGCTGCGGCAAAACCACGTTGTTGCGTTCGATCGCCGGCTTAAACTCTGTGACGTCCGGCGAAGTTCGGATCACTCCCGCCGCGATCGCAAACGAAGGCCAAATCGGTTTTGTTTTCCAAAGTCCGGCGTTGTTGCCGTGGGCGACGACACTGCAAAACGTGATGCTACCCTTGCAGTTGATCGGTTACGGCAGTGATCGTACCCGCCGCGAAAAGGCGCTGGCCTCACTCGCGTCAGTCCAACTAGATCACGCGGCTGATCTACGGCCCGATGAACTTTCCGGCGGCATGCAGATGCGTGCTTCGATCGCGCGGGCCCTGGTAACAGAGCCCAAAGTCTTGCTTCTCGATGAACCCTTCGCGGCGCTCGACGATATGCTCCGCAATGACCTAGGCCGGCTATTGTTGTCCTTGTGGCAGCGTCAGCGATTCACCGCTGTGATGGTGACTCATAACATCAGCGAATCCATTTTGCTGTCGACGCGAATCGCCGTGATGCGAGCTGGAGCCTTAGAGTCGGTACTGCCAAACCCGGTCGCTTGGCCGCGCAGTCCCGCGCAGATGCGAACCCAAGCGTTCGCCGAATTCTTGGGTGTGGTAAGCGATCATCTGCGAGGCCGGTCCGAAGAACAGCCCGAGCGAAGCGTAATGAGCGATGGGGGCGGTTCGTGA
- a CDS encoding ABC transporter permease: protein MTQPPPNTDASSANDESPAVAANKTHQDLAMRATASRPKEARTRRSRTKLIGTWGPVLGVACAMAAVWSIVVRVFGLPRALLPLPSEVVEAAWAYRVELWQGFLTTGLASLAGLIAAIAIGCLISVAFSQSRRIRLAFFPYVVFLQTVPIVAIAPLLITWSGYEFRTVVIVTVIVCLFPVVNSVTAGLTAVDRAWVDLFRLYGASRAQTLVKLQIPTAIEYLIIGSKTSSGLAVIGAIVAEFFVGNGSGNQYDGLGTLMTHWQGFVKTDALIAAVFASTLLGLGLFAMVQLASVTVLSRWMRHTQSGALRNDRTSH from the coding sequence GTGACTCAACCTCCGCCCAACACCGATGCGTCTTCGGCGAACGATGAAAGCCCTGCCGTGGCAGCAAACAAGACACACCAAGACTTGGCGATGCGAGCCACGGCGTCTCGCCCCAAGGAGGCCAGAACGAGGAGAAGCCGGACGAAGCTCATTGGGACATGGGGGCCGGTCCTGGGGGTCGCCTGCGCGATGGCGGCGGTCTGGTCGATCGTCGTAAGAGTGTTTGGCTTGCCACGCGCACTGTTGCCCTTGCCGAGCGAAGTTGTCGAAGCGGCGTGGGCCTACCGCGTTGAACTTTGGCAAGGTTTTTTGACGACGGGATTGGCGAGTCTTGCCGGACTGATCGCCGCGATCGCGATTGGATGTTTGATTAGTGTGGCGTTTTCACAGTCACGGCGTATCCGTTTAGCGTTCTTTCCCTACGTGGTGTTTTTGCAAACAGTTCCGATCGTTGCGATCGCTCCGTTGTTGATCACGTGGAGCGGTTACGAATTTCGAACGGTGGTGATCGTGACAGTCATTGTCTGCTTGTTCCCGGTGGTCAACAGTGTGACCGCCGGACTGACGGCGGTCGATCGTGCGTGGGTCGACCTGTTTCGACTTTACGGGGCATCGCGAGCACAAACACTTGTCAAACTGCAGATCCCGACGGCGATCGAGTACCTGATTATTGGATCGAAAACCAGCAGTGGTCTTGCGGTGATCGGCGCGATCGTTGCCGAGTTCTTTGTAGGAAACGGCAGTGGCAACCAATACGATGGCCTGGGGACGTTGATGACCCACTGGCAGGGGTTCGTCAAAACAGACGCGTTGATCGCCGCCGTGTTTGCGTCGACCCTGCTGGGACTGGGGCTGTTTGCAATGGTCCAGCTTGCATCGGTAACCGTACTATCGCGTTGGATGCGGCATACGCAATCGGGGGCACTTCGCAATGACCGGACAAGTCACTGA
- a CDS encoding PSD1 and planctomycete cytochrome C domain-containing protein, whose protein sequence is MPRFAVTLAIAMVAVWAFCPAPVFVDSVLIGSVRADTAVANDSLDFNRDIRPILFGKCVTCHGPDEEERAAGLRLDTAEGAREDLGGYAAVVPGDPDESEMLLRITTDDSDMVMPPADKGSPLTETEKELIRRWISEGAEYDVHWSYRAPKRPKLPQVEHQEWAASAIDYFTLAMMEQKGLHPSPRADRFAIARRAALDLTGLPPTWEQAEAFARDTSVHAYENYVDQLLATPAFGERWARVWLDLARYADSAGYADDPPRTIWAYRDYVVDAINANLPFDQFTVEQIAGDLLENPTERQLIATAFHRNTLTNNEGGTNDEEFRNVAVVDRVNTTMAVWMGTTMACAQCHTHKYDPITHEEYFKFFAFFNSTADADRRDESPTIELWTEAAKTRKQTLVDTITQLESDYAQDSPDFESEFAAWTDTVVEPTEWTPLKPSHVESSRMIDVDDDGWMNANGDKPDKDDYELTIPVERGDLTALRLEISPKQTSNFVLSQITATWTPGEESAGTALPITFSFANADFEQKGFPAASAIGDKVDANRGWAISPKMSKEHQLELLLSTRFGDQPGTLRVTLKQQSKYAKHLLDVFRLTASRDANAASWIKLPANVRQIASTAIDRRSDEETDQLREYFRSIAPSLAPIRKQLQQARGELAKLKPITTVPVMRELPESKRRTTKIQIRGNYQTTGQTVDVGVPDVFHELETEGRPTRLDLAKWLVAPENPLTARVIVNRHWEQLFGIGLVETSEEFGSQGELPSHPMLLDWLAVDLIENGWDIKRLLKQIVMSETYRQSSMTTSEAVAIDPANRWLARGPRFRISAEMVRDQALFVSGLLVNKVSGPPAKPPQPAMGLKAAFGSATDWQTSQGEDRFRRGLYTTWRRSNPYPSMAQFDAPNREVCTVRRIRTNTPLQALVTLNDPVYVEAAQSLARRCLKASTDPRQRIEWLFEQTLIRKPTDAEISRLLDLVNHVWQRYQSDHDAAIQMATEPLGPLPKDADAAEYATWTVVGNVMLNLDELLMKR, encoded by the coding sequence ATGCCACGTTTCGCTGTCACCCTCGCCATCGCGATGGTCGCCGTCTGGGCCTTCTGCCCGGCCCCCGTCTTTGTCGACTCAGTCTTGATCGGCTCGGTCCGCGCCGACACCGCCGTCGCCAATGATTCGCTGGATTTCAATCGTGACATCCGGCCGATCCTGTTCGGAAAATGCGTGACCTGTCACGGCCCCGACGAAGAAGAACGTGCCGCAGGGCTGCGATTGGACACTGCCGAAGGGGCCCGCGAAGACCTTGGCGGTTACGCGGCGGTGGTCCCGGGTGATCCCGACGAAAGCGAAATGCTGTTGCGGATCACGACCGATGATTCAGACATGGTGATGCCGCCAGCCGACAAAGGAAGTCCCCTCACCGAGACCGAAAAAGAACTGATTCGTCGTTGGATCTCAGAAGGTGCCGAATACGACGTCCACTGGTCTTATCGCGCTCCGAAACGTCCGAAACTTCCTCAAGTCGAGCATCAAGAATGGGCCGCTTCGGCGATCGACTACTTCACGTTAGCGATGATGGAACAGAAGGGATTGCATCCTTCGCCCCGGGCCGACCGATTCGCGATCGCTCGACGCGCCGCGCTCGACTTGACCGGGTTGCCACCGACCTGGGAGCAAGCCGAGGCGTTTGCCCGCGACACCAGCGTCCACGCATACGAAAACTATGTCGATCAGCTCCTTGCCACCCCTGCCTTCGGCGAGCGTTGGGCCCGCGTCTGGTTGGATCTGGCCCGCTACGCAGACTCGGCCGGTTACGCCGACGATCCTCCGCGAACCATCTGGGCTTACCGCGATTATGTCGTCGATGCGATTAACGCGAACCTTCCCTTTGATCAATTTACGGTCGAACAGATCGCCGGCGACCTGCTCGAAAACCCCACCGAGCGTCAGCTGATTGCCACCGCATTTCATCGAAATACGTTGACCAACAACGAGGGTGGAACCAACGACGAAGAATTTCGGAACGTTGCCGTAGTCGACCGAGTCAACACGACGATGGCGGTTTGGATGGGAACAACCATGGCTTGTGCCCAATGTCATACGCATAAGTACGATCCAATCACGCACGAAGAGTACTTCAAGTTCTTCGCGTTCTTCAACAGTACCGCCGACGCGGATCGTCGTGATGAAAGCCCGACGATTGAACTCTGGACCGAAGCGGCGAAGACGAGAAAGCAAACGCTTGTCGATACCATCACTCAGCTCGAATCAGACTACGCCCAAGACTCGCCCGATTTCGAATCAGAGTTCGCCGCCTGGACCGATACGGTTGTCGAGCCCACCGAGTGGACCCCACTAAAACCTAGCCACGTCGAGTCGTCACGGATGATCGATGTCGACGACGACGGATGGATGAACGCGAATGGCGATAAACCGGACAAAGATGACTACGAGTTGACGATTCCCGTCGAACGAGGCGATCTAACGGCACTGCGGTTAGAGATTTCGCCGAAGCAAACGTCCAACTTCGTCCTCTCTCAAATCACCGCCACATGGACCCCCGGTGAGGAGTCGGCAGGCACGGCCTTGCCGATCACGTTTTCGTTCGCCAACGCCGATTTCGAACAAAAAGGGTTCCCGGCAGCCTCCGCGATCGGCGACAAGGTCGACGCGAATCGTGGCTGGGCGATTTCACCAAAGATGTCGAAGGAGCATCAGCTTGAACTGTTGCTTAGTACTCGCTTCGGTGACCAACCCGGCACGCTGCGAGTGACGCTTAAACAACAGTCAAAGTACGCCAAGCACTTGCTCGACGTGTTCCGCTTGACTGCCTCACGCGATGCCAATGCCGCTTCTTGGATTAAACTACCGGCCAACGTTCGACAGATCGCCTCAACAGCGATCGACCGACGCTCGGACGAAGAAACCGATCAGCTTCGCGAGTACTTTCGATCGATCGCTCCTTCGCTTGCTCCGATCAGAAAGCAGCTTCAACAAGCTCGCGGCGAACTGGCAAAATTGAAGCCAATCACTACGGTCCCGGTGATGCGAGAGTTGCCGGAATCCAAACGCCGAACGACAAAGATTCAAATCCGCGGAAACTATCAAACGACCGGACAAACCGTTGACGTGGGGGTGCCGGATGTCTTTCATGAATTGGAAACCGAAGGGCGTCCGACACGGTTGGATCTGGCCAAATGGCTGGTGGCTCCCGAAAACCCGCTCACCGCCCGCGTGATCGTCAACCGACACTGGGAACAGCTATTTGGGATCGGTTTGGTGGAAACGAGCGAGGAGTTCGGTTCGCAAGGCGAGCTGCCATCCCACCCGATGTTACTCGACTGGTTAGCCGTCGATTTAATCGAAAATGGCTGGGACATTAAACGGCTGCTGAAACAGATCGTGATGAGTGAGACGTATCGGCAAAGCAGCATGACGACGTCCGAAGCGGTCGCGATTGACCCGGCCAATCGTTGGCTCGCGAGGGGACCACGATTCAGGATCTCTGCAGAAATGGTTCGAGACCAAGCCCTGTTCGTCAGTGGACTGCTCGTCAACAAAGTTTCCGGGCCGCCTGCCAAGCCACCCCAACCGGCGATGGGCCTGAAGGCTGCCTTTGGTTCGGCCACGGACTGGCAGACCAGTCAGGGCGAAGATCGTTTTCGGCGTGGACTGTATACCACCTGGCGTCGTAGCAACCCTTATCCGTCGATGGCTCAATTCGATGCGCCTAATCGCGAAGTTTGCACCGTTCGGCGGATTCGTACAAACACGCCGCTGCAAGCACTCGTGACGTTGAATGATCCTGTTTACGTTGAAGCCGCCCAGTCACTCGCACGTCGCTGCCTGAAGGCCTCGACCGATCCACGCCAGCGGATCGAGTGGCTGTTCGAGCAAACATTGATTCGCAAGCCGACAGATGCCGAAATCAGTCGCTTGCTGGACTTGGTCAACCATGTATGGCAACGTTATCAAAGCGATCATGATGCCGCGATTCAAATGGCAACCGAACCACTGGGGCCACTGCCAAAGGACGCCGATGCCGCCGAATACGCGACCTGGACGGTGGTCGGCAACGTGATGCTAAACCTGGACGAATTGTTGATGAAACGGTAA